A portion of the Edaphobacter lichenicola genome contains these proteins:
- a CDS encoding redoxin domain-containing protein, translating into MRRLFLSRSTLACALLVAPLCRAQRVPTVYGYNTNGQPVTRLASSGTEAIVLFFVASDCPISNRYIPEIRSLEEKFAAQHVVFWLVYPNVGETSSGVRQHEAAYGSEEHILLDPDHRLVAFAHAKLTPESAILVPEHSDAETFRTVYHGRIDDRYVQFGHERPKATQHDLERAIGDVLQHRSVEQPNGPAVGCGIIGRP; encoded by the coding sequence ATGCGCCGATTGTTTTTGAGTCGATCTACTCTGGCTTGCGCGCTGCTCGTCGCGCCTTTGTGTCGCGCGCAACGAGTGCCGACAGTGTATGGGTATAACACGAATGGCCAGCCTGTGACGCGTCTTGCCTCCTCCGGAACGGAAGCGATTGTTCTCTTTTTCGTCGCATCGGACTGTCCCATCTCGAATCGCTACATCCCGGAGATACGAAGTCTCGAAGAGAAGTTTGCAGCGCAGCATGTTGTGTTTTGGCTCGTCTATCCCAATGTTGGTGAGACTTCGAGTGGCGTTCGTCAGCATGAAGCTGCTTACGGATCTGAAGAACATATCCTGCTTGATCCTGACCATCGACTTGTAGCTTTCGCGCATGCAAAGCTGACTCCTGAGTCGGCGATTCTTGTTCCAGAGCATTCAGACGCTGAAACTTTTCGTACCGTCTATCACGGACGCATCGACGATCGCTATGTGCAGTTCGGACACGAGCGGCCGAAGGCAACGCAGCACGATCTGGAGCGAGCGATCGGCGATGTTCTTCAACACCGTAGTGTGGAGCAGCCAAATGGACCGGCGGTCGGCTGCGGAATTATAGGGCGCCCATGA